Proteins encoded together in one Antennarius striatus isolate MH-2024 chromosome 13, ASM4005453v1, whole genome shotgun sequence window:
- the zpld1a gene encoding zona pellucida-like domain-containing protein 1a: MEYILLILLLSEALSVGAQFNGYNCDGNFHSRFPAERDISVYCGVQTITLKLNFCPVLFSGYTDTDLALNGRHGDAHCRGFINNNTFPTVVIFSISLATMEACGSSLVVSTAQGPNAYGNLSLVQIGNISGYIDTPDPPTVISYLPGLLYKFSCSYPLEYLVNNTQLASSAAAISVKDSNGTFISTLNLLLYNDSSYIQQLSIPMAGLTLKTRVFAAVKATNLDRRWNVLMDYCYTTPSGNPNDDLRYDLFFSCEKDPQTTVFENGKSQMGRFAFEVFRFVKHKNQKMSTVFLHCVTKLCRADDCPMLMPICGSKKKRDISGRKESGSTSGNAVLTAGPIITRRDEIPTNNSQLAQGKLPVFQMNTVTSALLSGVIILGVMTVCFFLFSLTLLKGRILSVSRLPAGNNPAFN, from the exons ATGGAATATATACTTTTGATTCTTCTGTTAAGTGAGGCTTTATCTGTTGGAGCGCAGTTCAATGGTTACAATTGTGATGGCAACTTTCACAGTCGATTCCCCG CAGAGAGGGATATCAGTGTCTACTGTGGGGTGCAGACCATCACGCTCAAACTCAACTTCTGCCCTGTCCTCTTTTCTGGCTATACTGACACTGACTTGGCCTTGAATGGTCGCCATGGAGATGCTCACTGCCGTGGATTCATAAATAACAACACCTTTCCCACCGTTGTAATCTTTAGTATCAGCCTCGCCACAATGGAGGCCTGTGGCAGTTCACTGGTG GTTTCAACAGCTCAAGGACCAAATGCCTATGGAAatttgtcattggtgcagattgGAAACATATCAGGATATATTGATACACCAGATCCACCCACGGTTATCAGCTACCTCCCAGGTTTGCTCTATAAGTTCAGCTGCAGTTATCCACTGGAATACCTGGTGAACAACACACAACTGGCCTC GTCAGCAGCTGCAATCTCAGTGAAGGATAGCAATGGTACCTTCATCAGCACATTGAATCTACTGCTTTACAAT GACTCATCATATATTCAACAGCTCTCCATCCCCATGGCAGGACTAACCCTGAAGACACGTGTGTTTGCTGCTGTAAAAGCTACTAACTTGGATAGGAG GTGGAACGTTCTAATGGACTACTGTTACACCACGCCTTCTGGAAACCCTAATGATGACCTCCGCTATGATCTTTTCTTCAG CTGTGAAAAGGATCCCCAGACGACCGTCTTTGAAAATGGGAAGAGCCAAATGGGTCGTTTTGCCTTTGAAGTATTCCGCTTCGTGAAACACAAGAACCAGAAGATGTCCACAGTATTCCTGCACTGTGTCACCAAGCTGTGTCGAGCAGATGATTGTCCAATGCTCATGCCA aTCTGTGGAAGCAAGAAGAAACGAGATATCTCAGGGAGAAAAGAATCAGGCAGCACCTCTGGGAATGCGGTCCTGACTGCTGGTCCTATCATCACTCGCAGAG ATGAAATCCCAACCAACAATTCTCAGCTGG CACAGGGGAAACTTCCAGTGTTTCAGATGAACACAGTGACAAGTGCCCTCCTCTCTGGAGTCATCATCCTGGGCGTCATGACCGtttgcttcttcctcttctccctcacCCTCCTCAAAGGCAGGATCCTTTCTGTCAGCAGACTGCCTGCAGGAAACAACCCTGCCTTCAACTGA